ATAGCATGCTGTATTCTTAGCATTAGTATGATAATGTAGATAAAAACGTTTAGATAAAATCAACTGTAATCTTTACACGTTAAACCCCATTGCTTCTAAATATTTTAGGTATTTGAGGAactagaaaggaaaataattttgttatgtCTCTGAACTGTAGTGTAGTCCACAGCatcaaatgaatattttaatttgagtctttgtggtttttattctgaaaatgatATGACAGAATCAAAACATTAGGGTGAACTTTTGTACTGTGTTAACTGGGCTAATACTCCATGCATAAGCAATGTCAGTTTTATTCAGAGCGCCTATGTACAAAAGTATTTCACTAACAGTGGCTGCTGTTGTGTAAATGCAAACAgatattccagaaaaaaaagacactgaaaaatttgCTCATATCAAGATCAGaaattttgtaatttctgtaacttttaCAAGACCCATCCAGCTGGTATATCCCACTCTCCCCATATAATGACCTTCCAAAAACTGCTTCAGGGTGGAAGATCTGTTGAAAAATTCCAGCAACGTGAACACCTTCCTTCTTAGCACATCTTGGTTTAAATACGAGGCGTTTGGGTGGGTATTTTCTTCTTGATGAATGTATTGTTGTGCTGGATACTGCAGGAACCTTTTCTATTATATGAgtctcagttaaaaaaaaaaaaaaaggtgtttctttcttgtagtttttttttaaactatgagAACCATTATGGCAGCAAAACgcatgttttaaaagaaattaaaagaaaaacactagACCTAGTTGCTGGTTTTTGAGATCTAATTctgtatatgtgcatatatataccTTATGTATTTCATACATTCTATATGTTCACAGAGGAAGAGGGACGGGACCTGAGCTGTCTTGCTGCTTCTCTCATTCAAGTCATGCTGGATCCCTATTTTCGAACAATTGTTGGATTTCAAAGTTTAATACAGAAGGAATGGGTCATGGCAGGATATCAGTTTTTAGATAGGTGTAACCACTTAAAGAGATCTGACAAAGAGGTAAAAATGAATTGTATTTGTATGTGATAACAGTATCTGGTTAATATCAGCCTGAATATTTATTCACACAGAAatctaaaagtaaaaatattttttgatacTTTCAAATCTCATTAACTAATGTCAGAAAAAATGAGTCTTTGTCCAGGGTAgagatatattttctttatcttcAGTAGCCTTGTGAGAATCAGTGAAACACCAGGTGCAATTAAATGTTGCTGGGTTTTTATGTTGCTTCAGTGTTATACATGAAGAGGTCCCAGTGTTACAAATGCTAGCACAGCCcacattttaaattgaaataaaaggGGTTTAGGAGTGGGTTTGGAGGGGgtggtttcttttgtttgttttaccaAGGGTATCTGTTTTCATCCCTGGTTTTTTGAATGCAAAGTCATATCAATGTGCAGTACTTTGAAAAGTACTAAGCTGATAGAGAAGCACTGCAGCTTTATGAACTGATACACAGCTGCCAAACAGATTAATAGAGGGTAGCATAGTGcttgattttcagtatttccagcTAATCTTATTTGGCCTTTTCATTGCAAAGGAGCAACTTGTAATTGCAGTTGGAAAAACAGAGGACCCTAGGTTAGCAGCCTTTTTTGGGGACAATGCCCAAGAGTAATAGAAAAGCAATATCCCCAGAGAGTGGAGCCAACAGATAAACTGAGGACAGTGAGCACTAAGCAGGGAAAATGCATGTAGgataaagaaactgaaataccaAGGGCGAAATAATGAGAAAGCAGATGTTTTGACCCTAGGAAAGGATATACAGACGGGTGAAACtgggaagaggaaaatatttctaaaactttACATAAATGATAGTTTATACTTTTGCTATTCATGGGCCACTGTGGAAAGAGCTAGAAAGTGTAGTGAGAAGTTAGTGTGGCTGAATCATAAGCCCCCCAGTGActcaaaacaggaaagaagtATATACATTGTGAAAATAAGGCCAATTAGTAAGGAAGGCTCATACAAGCACTAATTTGGAAATTATGAGGGACATACAAGATGGCAGAAAGCATTTTTGCAGCTACATGAGTACGAAGAGAACCCAGGAAAGAATTGACTGGCTTCTtacagagaagggaaggctgTGGAAAGGTAATGCTGACAAAGCCAGTTCACATAGTTGCTTGTGAAAGTGGCTAACAGGAATACAGGGTGTTACAGTTTCATAAAATCATACAAAATGGAATACTCCAAATAGATTACCCTGTTGGGGAATGTACCGGAGGTATAGCTGAATATCCTAATGGAGCACTAACTGCAAAGAAATTGGTACGACTTGGGAAAAGCTTATGTTAAGGCTAAtaattctctgtttcttttcccagtcTCCTTTGTTCTTGATGTTTCTTGACTGTGTTTGGCAGCTGCTAGAACAATACCCAGCAGCCTTCGAGTTTTCTGAAATGTACTTGACCATATTGTACGACAGTGCACGTATCTCATTGTTTGGCACTTTCCTTTTCAATTGTCCTCATCAGCGAGTAAAGGAAAGCACTGTGAGTATGAAGTGTTCCACATACTTTTCAAACAAGAGACTTCAGCATGCCCTTCTGGAAATAACGTCATCTCAACTAAATGGtattcctttgtatttttcaaaatgtcacaCTCTGTTTGGGGCAAAATATTCAGCTCCCCAGATGAATATGATCAGGATGTCCTTTCAGGTGATCTTTCCATAGACAGTTGGCATagacagtctttttttttttttttccctagaaaagCATTGTTATTGTACATTATTATTTGTACTCCTCTAGGAAACAGATTTTATATCTGGAACTGATAAAGTAGAATGACGGGCAATAAATAGAATTTCACACTTCAGGCAAACTTTGAAATCTCCTGACATAATTGTTTAAATAGTtgaaaaagttggaaaagactgTTAAGTTCAAAGGTATTTAGAAAACTGAACACTtagatttgttttgaaaactggAGCTTATCAGAACTGCGTGTAGAAAACATTTGATGGCTGATAAAGTAAATAAGTAAAACTTActtattttgttaaatattttccctttaaagTTTTAGGTAACTATCTTACAAAGAAGTACAGCATTAAGGGACCATTAGTGTATTCTCGAAATAACAGTTTGGGGGATTTAAGAGTAAACAAACAATTTAATATcattgaaaagtaatttttgctaAGTAAGTAGTCCTGCCTCTGCAttgcacaaatgaaaaacagggtacagctgttttctccagcagcagacTGTCTTGCTGCTCTGTTGCTTTCATCCGCAGCCACCTCTAAATTATATCCCTGCTCTTCTATGCTCAGTAGTTATGCACTGGTTTATAATTAAGATTTGTGAATAAGCctgttttctttgattttaataTGCCTGAATGTTAACTTTTTGCAGGAATTTGCCATAAGCAAAAATATTCAGCTGGGTGATGAGAAAGGCCTCAAATTTCCTTGTGTTTGGGACTGGTCTCTTCAGTTTACAAGCAGGGACCGCCTGCTCTTTCACAACCCTTTGTATATTGGGAAGAGTGCGCCATGTGTACAAAATGGAGCAGTGAAAACTTTTAAACGCTCAAAGGTAACCATAGTGATGTCTGTGAATGGACTGTTTCTGTGCTTAACCATAAGGTGTTAATGCTTAAAAATTTAGTTATATAGGAGCATTAATTCTCTTAGCTTCCCAGCCTaaagaaattcttttctgtAGAAGTAAAGGAGCAGATTGTTGAGCCTTGTGCTCTGGGACATTTTCTGATAGGGCTGAGCTCACTGCCAACATTTGCCTTATTTCACCCGTGGAAAAGTGATGACAtgccacttttttcccccagggtTGTCAGTTTTTTCAGTGAACACTGATTAATTTAATCATTCATTGCTTTAGAAAGCCTCAAAAACATAcgtatttctttttaaaggctaCAGGTGGCCACAGTTTGCCCTGTGAGTCCTGCAGTAGTGACTCACAAGCCCAGAACTGTTCAAAGGTCACATAATTTCTCTGGATGATGCAGCCTAGCAGCTCAGGGAAATCTGCTATTCAAATGAGCATAAGACTGGAAAATTaccagtatttattttctgcagaaaaactaCAGCTCCACATTGCGAGGTGTCCCCCCAGCATTGAAAAACGGAATCATCAGTGAGCAAGAGTTCCTTCCAAGAAGAAACTCTCTGATACTAAAACTGAAACCGGACTTTTTACAGCAAACAGAGAGTCAGAGTAACAGTATGGAACAGTACTTCAGAGACTGGTTTGCAAAGCCTGTTGATTTGCACGGTGTAATTCTGCCCCATCTCTCTGGAACACAAATAAAACTCTGGAAACTGTGCTACTTCCGCTGGGTTCCTGAAGCCCAGATTAATCATGGTGGCTTCATCACTGCTTTCCATAAAGTTTCTTTGCTGGCAGATGAAGTAGACATGTTAAACCGGAATCTTCGGCAGTACAAAAGCAACTCTTCTTTGCAAGGCAGCTGCTCAGAACTGGATCAAAGCAGGATGTACTTCAGAGCAAATAGTTTAAATGACACCTCTGAGGCCCCAGACTTTCTCTCCTCCTCATTCCCATTTTCTCCTGTAGGGAATCTATGCAGACGGAGCATTCTGGGGACACCTTTAAGCAAATTTTTAAGTGGGGCCAAAATCTGGCTATCCACTGAGACACTTGCAAATGAAGATTAAGATGATGTGGTGGTTTAAAGGTTTGGGGAGAACACAGCATatcattttgtcttttctaaGTTAACACTGCTAAATGCGGCATTGAAAgctgtaataatttttatatacaaaCGTTATGTAAGTTTtgcacaaatatttaaaagcaaagcgagtCATGCTTCAAATCGCACAATTTTGTCTTCAGTAGTTCTCATCTGCTAGGGCTTCTGGTCCCtgatttcttctgtatttttgtggtttggCTTATTATATGCGATGGAGCATTTCATTAGCTAGTTGAAAGGCGTGGTGTGGTCATTAACAGGGCTTCTgcttgaaatgtcttttttcccaGATAGTGACTGAAGTGACTCTTGTGCCAAAACAGCTTGGCAAATCAAAGTAGTTCAGTGCAGTGGACAGAGACCGACAGCTGAAATCTGGGAACAAGCTATTATTTTATCAGATTGCCTCTTCAGAAAGAATActtacatgcatacatacatactaACGTTCCGTGACTTGGATCATCCTACATATGTGTTAATGCAGTGTGTATCCATGGGGTGGttgttcccttttctttctctccccaaaaGGTATTCATTAACAATTAGTCAGATTTGTGCTCTTTGTCATGAGCTTGACTTTAGACTATAGGAATCAACTTCAGGACAATGCACTGTTAACCTTAAAACATTACTGTAGATATGGTATTGCAGTAGCTTTAGAAGTGCCTTTAATTGGGAGGAAACAGTAGCAAGATTACTCTAATGCAGCTGACCTgacacccctcccccccaactTTTTACAATAGGTTGTTATGGTAAGTTCAATATTGTTCCATCCCCTGCATCCTCCTCTCCATTTCTGGAAATAACAGAAGGCCAGCTCAAGAGacagcaggtttttcctctttaagGTTAAGCTCATTTGTAAGTCTCACGAGAGCCTCAATTTTTAATGTAAGCACCTCAAATACTCAGCATTGTATTCCT
This DNA window, taken from Haliaeetus albicilla chromosome 12, bHalAlb1.1, whole genome shotgun sequence, encodes the following:
- the MTMR10 gene encoding myotubularin-related protein 10 isoform X2, yielding MPLQKFHYKNLLLGEHDVPLTCIEQIVTVNDTKRKQKVLGPNQKLKFNPTELIIYCKDFRIVRFRFDEAGPESAKKVCLAIAHYSQPTDLQLLFAFEYVGEIYHNPAKKVNGIDPGGGGGGIGSVSGQQTPLFETYSDWDREIKRTGASEWRVCSVNEGYMISTCLPEYFVVPSSLADQDLKLYSYSFIGRRMPLWSWNHPNGSALVRMANIKDVLQQRRIDQRICNAITRSHPLRSDVYKSDLDKCLPNIQEIQAAHIKLKQLCVNEPFEETEEKWLSSLENTRWLEYIRSFLKHSAELVYMMECKHVSVVLQEEEGRDLSCLAASLIQVMLDPYFRTIVGFQSLIQKEWVMAGYQFLDRCNHLKRSDKESPLFLMFLDCVWQLLEQYPAAFEFSEMYLTILYDSARISLFGTFLFNCPHQRVKESTEFAISKNIQLGDEKGLKFPCVWDWSLQFTSRDRLLFHNPLYIGKSAPCVQNGAVKTFKRSKKNYSSTLRGVPPALKNGIISEQEFLPRRNSLILKLKPDFLQQTESQSNSMEQYFRDWFAKPVDLHGVILPHLSGTQIKLWKLCYFRWVPEAQINHGGFITAFHKVSLLADEVDMLNRNLRQYKSNSSLQGSCSELDQSRMYFRANSLNDTSEAPDFLSSSFPFSPVGNLCRRSILGTPLSKFLSGAKIWLSTETLANED